DNA sequence from the Neospora caninum Liverpool complete genome, chromosome VIIa genome:
CCGACGactctgccgccttcgcaTGCCCAGACCGCCGACACCTGAAGCGGTCTCGCGTCAGGGAGCGTCCCGTGCTGGGATGCTGAGTGGGCATCGCCCAGAGCGACCGACGAGACGACGGGAACTGAGGACGACCGGACTGTGGACGAGATGGGAAGCGTCGCGGGGAACGCGGCAACGAATTCCTTGGGTCCGCGCGGGGACGAGACAGTCGAGGGCACTGCGCCGCAGCAGACTGACGCGCAAAGTCGGCCGGGGGCCCTCGAGCTGGACCGAATGGAGCCGGCGACGTCAGATGGAGACCGTGCCGGCGACGCCACTCTGCGCACCTGTCCCGCTCTCTGGCATGTGCGCTGGACAGCTGTGCAGGGCGGCTGCCCAGGATAGCTCACACGTGGCGCGTCCGGCGGAGATGAAGCGAGACTTGTCactcccttttctgtcggCGCACCGCAGATGAgccgttctttctctgcggccAACAAGGCGCCCCGCACCGGACTTGCGCCCGCAGCGAGCGCGTCGGAAGGCCTGGCCGGCTGGGGCGAGACTCGGGTAATAGGCGCCATCGGTGGAGGCGGTTTGTGAGCGTCCACAAACGCAGGGTCAGGCTGCTGCGCAGCATCTGGAGACAAAAATCGAGGCGCCCCAGAGAACTTGAGGGCTGGAGCAGGATCCGGTTTACCGGCAGATGAGAGCACGGGGCTAGAGGGGAGCCTCGTCGTTGCCGCACCTTGGGTTGTGGCTGTCGCGGGGTCACCGCCTCCCACGGGGCTGGACGCGCGCGACACAGGGCTGCTGTagacaggcgacgaaggaggGGAGGCAAGTGGGGATGGCAGTTTTTGTTTTTGCGTGCAAAGCAGCTGCGGACCCGTCCCAGTCTCTGGCGCCTGGGCAGCAGTCGCCTTTTTCAGCTGCAACTCTGTGAACCCCTGAAGCTTCGCGTGCTGGACCTCCAAGATCTCGCGTTCCCGCTGGAGCTGCGCATACAAGCTTGCAGCTCCTTGTCGCTGGAGAAGATCTTGCTTCAGTTGAAGCTCCTGTTGTTGGTGCGCCAGGGCCTTCTGACTGTTGCGGAGGCTCTCGAGCTCGCGCGCGACAGCTGCTTGCTCCTCCGCTTGCTGGGCTAGGAGTCGGAGCAGATGCCGCTGTTCTTCCTCagccttcgcctcggcgacgGCCTGCCTGAAGACAGCTCCCCCcagcgcgtctcgcgccAACTGAACAGCTTCGGCCCCCTCTttggctgcagccgctgcagcctcaGTGAGAATGCCCGTCGCGAGCGCCGCCGAAATGGGAGTCTGCGGAGAGAACGGGTACTCGAGATCTGATCCGGCCATCGCCTCACCCTTCGAAGCACGGACGTCTGTGCAGGAATCTCCACGCATTTCCAAGTTCCTCGCTTCGGCCGCGAAAGCCAAGTCCTGTCCACACGAGGCCTTGTGGAGACTCGAACTAAAGCTCCGGCGCTCCGGTGCGCCAGAGTCAGCCACACAGAAGCCACGgtcgccctctctgctcgcGAGCGAAGCGACGTTACCGCTCGTTCGGGCATTTAACAAGGCGACGAGTTCCGCAGTAGACAAGAGCGGCCTTGTGGAAACCTCCGCACCTACAATGTTTCGTCGCCGACTGCCTGGTGGGAGCCTCCGCAGGGACCGACTGGCTGCTGGGCCATCTTGCAAATCATCTCCTTCCCACGTGCCGCGCCCAGGCTCCGGTGGGATGACGGTTGCCAATCGGTAGCTGTTGAAGCTGTTGCAGCTGATAAGCGCAGCTTCGCATGCACCCGCTgtcggagaagagacagcttCCATCCAGGCGGCGCGTTTTTCCGGACTCCGTCTCCAGCGGTTCTTCCGGCGGGTCTGGGGGGCGTCACGGGACCGCCTGCCTCGGACGATCGAAGAGTTGCTGCGGCTCGAGAGTCCTGAATGGCGACAAAGGCCTGTGCGGGGCGACATGCTCCTCCCACAGAGCTCGTCCAGTTGCTCGGCGAACAAAGATATCTCCGATTGAGCCATCTTGCGTTTTGTgcgacgaaggaaaacgaggctcCTGGAAGCGCAAAAATCCGTCAGTCAGAGAGCTACGAGGACTCTGGAAGATTCGCGCGGCTCGTCAGCAGCGTCCATGGTCGAGCGCGGCACACAGCTGAGCAAACGATCGCGGGCAACTCTCCTGGACGCCCCAAAAGTTGGACGATCGTCGAGGACGACTCAGGAAGACTCATGCGGGAACCGCTCGCCGCAGATTTAGACACAGGGCTCTGCGTTTAACGGGCAAAGTGACTGGCCACCTAACAGATATTGGAACATATTCCTTTTACGAAGGAAATGATGTGGCGATTGTGGTGCTCTTGGGTGTCGAATTTTCGCTTCTCGTACAGCTGGAATGGCCTTAGGTGCAACGGCGCCGGAACCCGTGGAGATGCACGTCGGAAGAAACAAGGCGAGAGCAACAACTGAATCACAACGTCCTCGCACAAAAGCAGAAGACTGACTGACTTGTTTCAGAAGCAACGACACATCCGGGATGCCACTCGAAATCTCCATTTCGTAGACCGTGCCACTGTGACCAAGCAAGCGTATCGATTCTCTCAAGCTTAGTTTCACGCTTGCATCCGCCGAAGGCTTCGGCCCCAAATCGCGCTGGACCTTCCTGGCTAGCTGCCTCCTGGTGCGAGACACTGACGAGATTGCATGCCGTCCTGTTGCGTTGCACGGGGatcgaagaagaaaccgctTCGTTGTTGCTGCCTTTCTATGCATCTCTGATGAGTGCATTCCAAACGGTTCGATCAATGTAGACTTTGGAAATGCATGCGGAATCAACTGGGGTCACAGCGCCGGAAGAGCTGCCGACTTTTCCCCCGGCCTTCTCTTGGAGAGTTGCGCTGGCAAGGGTTAGTGGCATGCAGTGAGGGGCGCTcccaaaagagaaaaagaaataTCGAAAATGCTATGTTTGCTGGAAGAGGATTAACGACCCACGTTTGTTGCCGCTGacggtctctcttctgtctgttAGACACGTCATTTTTCTTTCGACGCGGTAGGGGCAAGTAGCATGAATGATCGGCATTCCCAGCGGCCACTCCCAAAAGAAGTCATCTTTGGTCACAATGTGGTTCTACGAAATCGAAACTGACGCGGTGAATCTGATGCGCGAGTATCTGGGACTTCTACAGTAAGAGGCGGGTGGGACAAGCTACTCAGAAGCTGCAGTGCTACGATTTCAAAGTCAGCTGGTTGCAACCTTCCCCGACCGTTGCTGCTGTCGCGGTCGAACTCCCCTCTACCAATCTGAATCGGAAATTCTGAATGGCAAGGGTCAGAAGGTGCTGGGTTGTGGTGAAAAAGACACAGATTCGCTTCAGCTTTGTATGAAGTGACCAGCTATCCAACGCTTTATTGGTACCGACTATGGTTCTTAGGGTGTAGACGTCTGTGAAGATCTTGCGATGTTGATTAGACACATCTCATGGCCAGCTCTATGACAGTAGACCTGTTTTACCTTGTTCCTCATGCACGGAAGCTCGCTTTAGCTTGTCCCTGACAGCGACGGTATCTCAGCGAATAAAAGTCTCCTTCGTAGAAAAAGGTTCCTGCATCTGGTGAATCGTGAGAGGCGACGGGATATTTGTGTTCCGTAGGGAGGCATCGGATGCGTTtaaaaaagagaaagacgccgcCGTCAAGATCCAGAAGTTCTATCGCGGCGCTAGGGAACGTCAGATATACGCGAGGAAGCTGTTAGTCTATAGAATGTTCAGTCCTATGCAGTGTATTGCGGCAGGAAGCGAAACCGCCGTTTGCATTAAGGAACTATTTGTTGCCTCCCCCTCTGATGAAGCTCCTAGGGCAAACCATGCGCTTGTGACGCGATAAGCGTGAGTAGGGAAGGCAATGCGATCAGGATACATCTTACGCTAGGAGGACTCAAAAAAAAACTTTCTGTACGGATTTATGGTGGAAGAACACGGTATTCTTAGTTCAGAGATGACAGCTGGTCGTGCACAAGACTTCGTCTTGTAGATTCCGCTTCGATCGGGCCGTGGACATTGAATGTTTATCTTCCCAGGTTCCTGGTGGGAAAACTTCAACAGCTTTATCGGAGAAACCGAGGCAAACAAAGGGCCGCTTTGAAAAGAGCAGAGGAGCTTCGCCACCGCGAGGAACTCCTCGTGACCGCCTTGTGCTCTACGATCCAACGATTGTAAGTGGAGGGAATAGACGGTGCCGCTTCAATCTTTCGACGAAGATAAATAATGTTGCATCCCCCCTTTGGAAAAGCATCTAAAGGGGCAATGGATCACATATTTGTCCGCAAGGTTACGGTAAGAGTGGCTTCGTGATATAGTGGCGACATATGAATCGGCGCCGATTCCTCCGCGTTGTAAAGGACTAACGTATTTCCGAGCAGCTTTCGGGGCGAACGGAGTCGTCGAAAAATTTTCTCCTTCCAAGATCGCAAACGTTTTGCGGAGCGTATTGCTCGAGAAGTAAGGCAAATGCTGGGGTTGAGTTACCGTGCTTAACAGTGGAGAATTATCAGCACTGTCTTCAGCGTAAACTGTGACACGGTTGTGGCCagttcccccccccccccccccccccccgtgtATGCCAACGCAGCAATATACCTATCTACATTAGGGGAAGTGTATaaatatgtgcatgtattCTCGTTTAAACAGGGCACAATCTCCAATAAAATACGCTGGCTGTTTCGGTTTGTTGCCTTGAGCTGGAGTTTATTAGTGCTTCTGTACACGCTGCTAACCACGCATTCCAGGTCCCACCTACCCACAACAGGTGATTCAAGTTGGCGTTGTAGCACGGTGACCACTGAATGGCGGGGGAAAGGTTGTATGAAGGACAAAAATAAGCCTTGCAGTTGCAGTGGGTATGGACATGGAGCCAGGCCGGTGACTTCCACCACGGCTGTCGATCGTTACACTTTCAGCTGAAACCGTGGCCCTACACCGATGTACTGCATGCTCTGCTATCGGCGTCTGCATCAACCATCAACTCACCGAAGTTCCAGTGAAACTGTAGCCAGCGTTATTCCTCTATGATCTTGCGGCCTGTCTGCAGCAGTTTCGCCAGTAGCTATCTCTGTCTTGTTTCAAAAAACGGAAACTATTGAGGGGGAACTGTACCCTGCTGCTGCGTGTGCTGTTTCATATGCACTGATGCTGTTGGTGGTGTTACATGGTGCAGTCTCGAACTCATGCAGTCACTTACATAAGCATGACGCATCCTGTGGTTATGCTGGCCTTTTTTgcaggcagaggagagaaggacggccTTGAAAACTGAAGAAGAACGGCTacgaacggagaggaaggtcAGGCACGTGTCTACCGTCAGTCGAGCGAGGGGGGTTTAGCATATTCGGCTGCATGTTCTGTTGACTGAACAGTTAAATTGCCCTACACTTAGCCGGACACATGACGCCAGTCTTTGTTCTTGGCGTTGTGCTTGGTGCTGTAATGTTTCAGGTCTTGGCGTATAGGGAGGCAACAGAACATTTCGAGAAAAATGCCGCGAGGGCTCATCATTTGATTTCAACAGCTTCTATCCCCGGTAGGGGTGCTACCTTGAGTATCCAGAAATCAATTGGTTTTTAACCTAGTTGTCGCtagcgacgaagaagaggatgcaAGTCCCTTCTTGCAGCCACGGGGTAACGCAGTTCCCTCAGACTGGATGGTTGGCATAAAGAAAATTATCTATGCTGTACATTCGCAGCAATCCCAGCAATCGAGGTCAGTTTGTACGTTGAGTGCTATCATTCTAGGAACAACTCCTGTTTAGCCGGAATACAGCCAACTTAGTTGCCTCACGATTTCATCATCTGTGTGCGATGCAGGAATATTCCGGCCAGCACCGCGGTGCCATCCTGCGTCACTATGCAAATCCCCAAACGGACACTGTACAGCTTGCTACTGCAGACAATCGCCTCCTGGCGCCAGCTGCTGCGGCCCGAAGTTGGCTTTTGGGAAACCTGTCGATGAGTTGCtacagatgcatgcaaggTCTAACCGCCAGAAGAAGGCATGAAGCATACGCTGATGTACACCCGCAATGCAAGTTAGTGAATGATTGACCTGAGCGTCCAGAAAAGAGGGTGAAATGTAAAAGGTGTGCTGCCGAGGGACGACTGTATGCATGAAGTTAGTCTGAACCATGCCGTCAAGCTACTCGATATTGGGGATATAACTAGCATCTCGTTTGGGTTCTCAAGAGCATATGCTCATGTTTGTTGTTTGCGCGAGGACACTGCGACGGGGTGACCGAAGAGCGAGGATGCTTCATCGTAATCCTTCAACTGTCTTTTGTCAGCAAGAAAATATTTTTGCAGCACGGCTACAGAAGAGCACTCTTGCGTTCGAAGTCGGAAACTAAGGAATGAAACAACTCCTTGTTATAGTGCCGTTTCGCGGAGGCTGGCGTTAGGCACAGGACCACGGAGTCTCTGAGACTCTTGCGTGGGCCGTTGCTGAAGTTTCCACTGTGTAGGCTAAAATGCAGTATTGGTCATGAATGAAATATACCTTCAGTATTTTTGGGACGCAGCTCAGCGGTCATTTGTCGTTGCAAGGAACAGTGGCACTCCCTGCACCTttgcaaaaaaaaaaacagtaATTGATGGGAGGATCTGCAACAGACGGTAGTCTTCGAGCAATTTGGTccgaggagaaagcggcTGGCTCCTGAcccgccgccttcccggGATGTAAGTCGACGGAAAACGAATCACTGCCGGGAGTGTGcaaggacagaaaagaagtaCTGAACCTCAAGTATGGCGTCACCGTCAAGATCTGTGCAGTGAACGGCGTTGCGAACACGATCGGATCCAAATTTTGCGCGAAGGCTTTGTGGCCGCACGAACCTTGCCACTTCTGGGTCATATGGTCCTGTGTGCACAAGAAAAAAACCAGCCTTTGCACACCCCTGAGACGAGCTTCTGAAGCAAACACGCTTCATCTGTTGCGAGAGGATGCGCATAAGCTGTCGAGCGGAAGCTTGTTCATACTCAGTATCTGCGGAAGATCTCACAACGTGGCTACGAACCGGTGGTGCTTTGTCACCTGATAGTTGGCGCAGTTGAGCGACTgagtctctttctgcgtgcTCGACTTGCATTGCTAGGCAAACGCCCTGGGCCAGCTCGTCGACCATCTGCAGGCACAGGCAATTTGCTCCGTCTCATGGCAGTCAGACTCCGTTTGAACCTCGTGAAATTCTCTCGTATAGCAAGGCGTGGTGGTCAGTTGCGTTAAGTAGAAGCCAAACTTGACCCACTAAATAGACTTTGGGGAACGGGTATTCGCCTTCGACAAAAATTGCGCGTTAGCCGTGTGTGTTTATGCCGTGTACGAGTCCAACTCTGCTTCCGAAATGTAGCGGAACCGAGTCAAGAAAGGCGGGCATGTATATCCTTATGAATATAtttatgcatgcacgcagcgACACAAGTAAAAGCACAGTGGGTAGTCTGGCAAGATTGCTGTACGCTGCAACAGTTGCACACACCTGAGGGTATTCAGGGAGGACAGTTTTGTAGACCTCATAGAATTCGTCAGCAGCATTCCGGCTTAAATGAAACGATTGGACAGCAGTGATTCTGAAGCCGTGACTGAGGATCTCGTCCACTATGTTCCCAGCATATTTGAGTGCCGAGGGTTTGAtgacgcagcagctgcagtcgTGACTGATTTCAGAAGGAGTGACCGCTGAAATGCCAGACACAAACTCCGATAGGAGTAGCAGGTTGTTATCTTCCGGTGCGCTCCAGTACACCGCGTTCTGACTCCTCGAGATACCGTAAGATGCTCGTAAGCTGCTCGGTGACTGTTGTCGCGCCTTTGCAGGATCATCCGGGCCTACAATGTATTTCAAACTGTACGCAGGACGGACATATGAAGGGTGGCATGTACGCTCTCCTCACCCTGCTACGGAAGGACAGTTGTGCGTTTTGCCCTAAAGATACGCACTTCGCACGCACTGCGGCTCCTCTGTAACTTGGCTGGTCTTTGTAATGCATGTCCAGGCTTGAGACAGCTGTTCATCTCGCAACCAATTTCCTCGTCGGTGCGCACGCGCGGCAAAGAGCCATATACTGACACCCGGAAGGGTGATGTGGATCAGCCAGCGGAAGCTCAGGTCACAACATATGCGCACCAGCTGCCGTGACCGATAGGCTTTTTACGTATGAGATAGATACTTCCACGGTCCGTAATAGCTGCCAGAGCTAAGTTATTTGTTTGGCCTGTTGTCTATTGCTAAGCTTCTCTGAAGATGACAAGCTGTTCAGGAGGCTGTCTGTATATCCACACCAGAGCCCACCGTTTTTCGGAATCGTTTCCGACGATCTCTACGACGACCGCCTTTCCATCAGTGAAACTCTGGAAGGCATCATCCACTTGTCCCCCCCCATCCCTGTTCTCCGATTGTGGCCACGGAGCTGCTGTAATTTCAAGCAACCGTTTTGCTTTCTGGTTGTCCAGTTGCACCATTTGTACGCTCGATAAGGCGAATCCGCTGTCCAGTAGTCGCTGCAGTATGGATCCAAGATGTTCCTGTGCGTGTGGCTTTACTACCATGACCGCTTTCTGGAATCGAGGGGCGAGAGCACAACGCGTGCGCTCATCGCCATAGTCAACGATCTTGAGTTGCCGCGACACTATAGTAACGGTGTTGCCCACGTACAGGTGATCTTCCAGAGGCATTGGCGCTGGTGTTCGTCTTAGAAACAGGCGTCGAAGCTTAGGGTCGTAAAGCTCTACGCAGTTGTCTGATCGACGATAAGATAAAGTGAGTTGCTTGACAATATCAGCCTGGTGGTCGTACCAGGTGACGTGGAAAATCCACGTATCTGGTACCATCTTGTTTTCCGGTACTACGTGCAGCCTCCAGGTGCAGTATGAAGAACGGTAGTAGGATACAggcttttctgttcttcaGGCACAGTCAACTCTTTTGGTGCCCGTATGAGTGCTGCCTCCTAGAGCGTAACGTCCGTGTCTGTATTCCCTGTTAACAGCAATAAATCAGGCAAAGCCTCTGTCATCGGAGGACAACTGTACTGCCGCTGGATCACCGCAGAGTCTCGTGCGCTGAACGCTGTCGTAGGCAGGCACCGTCAGAGAAGGATGAGGATGCTTGTAGATCATATCCGTGGCGAGGTGCTAGAAGGTGGACACGGTTCCCGGCTTCGTGTGCAGCGAGAGCGAGTCGTATTCTGGTTTCTGCACGAGAGCAATGACCGGACTGCGTGTCTGTCTGTGGCTGTGACGCTTTGCCGCAGCCCAATGTGACAGGTTTTGCGCTTTGCCGTTTGGCGTGGACAACTGCTTTACATTTCATTGGAAAAACTCACTGAAACGCACTACGCTCACAAATtacaggagacagaagcttGACTAGTGTTTTCAAATCAAGAACGCCCCACAGATATTAACACACACGCGAAAGCGAACAACGAACCTGCCTGCTTGCTACCACCGTGTGCAATAGAACCCGTCATATCAAGAAGAGCGCTTGATCGTTCAGTCGTTCCTTCGGGCCTCTACCATTGGTTTCTAGCGAAGGGGCTCCGCATTGTTCCACGAACTCCGGTGAAAAACCGTAGGCGTGGGGCCCGCCCTGCTTGCTGCCTTTCTACCGATCCTTGCCGACGGAAAGTCGTGCGCAACTCAAATCTTCCCCGGTTTAGATTTAATCCAGCAATTTCAGTTTCTGAATAGTCGCGCAGTTTTGCCAGGGGCTTTCGGAAATAACTGCTCAATTCACTTACCTGATTGACTGCGCGCAACTCGTACGTTGCCTGACGACGCGAGTGATTCCTTTGGTTGTTTTTCGGAGACATATGTACAATTTTCGTACTTCAACGAGTTCGGACATTAGTCTGTCCAAAGCTCCGTCTGGGGTGGCACTGTGCCTCTACAGAGTGGACGTGAGGATGCTTTCTTAAACGACGCATGGGATAAGCGGCTTACTGCATCTTCTGCAGCGATGGCTTTTTCTGCAACTGCTGTCTCAGCCACTTCCTGTATGCTCTTGCATTAGAGCGCTCGATGCCATCGTCCAGCAGAAACTTACACACCTCTTCGATCTCAGCCTCATCCGCGGCATCGTGACTAGCCTCTATCTTCTCATCTATTTCGTCGTCTCTTTAAAACGGTGTCAGGAGAATGTGACAGCTCTTCGCCCATTTAAGATAAAAAGAGCTACCGTTTGTCGGCTTCTTCCAAATCAGCAATGGCACCCTCTGCTCGTGATTCCGCTTCATCTTCCTGAACCCAACTGGACGTAAATGTATCGTTTCAGCCACTTGCGAATTCACCCACGTCATAGTCTTGAGTTATCCGGATGGCGGCCCGCAAGGATGCAGCAGGCGCTGCTTCCATAACCAGGCGGCACAGTGCTAAGGCAAAAACCAGAAGCACTTGACGAGAGCATCTCATTTTTCACAACCGAATCGAATAGCTGCTGAAAAAAATGTGACACAGCTGCGAT
Encoded proteins:
- a CDS encoding putative nucleoside diphosphate kinase 7, which translates into the protein MVPDTWIFHVTWYDHQADIVKQLTLSYRRSDNCVELYDPKLRRLFLRRTPAPMPLEDHLYVGNTVTIVSRQLKIVDYGDERTRCALAPRFQKAVMVVKPHAQEHLGSILQRLLDSGFALSSVQMVQLDNQKAKRLLEITAAPWPQSENRDGGGQVDDAFQSFTDGKAVVVEIVGNDSEKRLKYIVGPDDPAKARQQSPSSLRASYGISRSQNAVYWSAPEDNNLLLLSEFVSGISAVTPSEISHDCSCCVIKPSALKYAGNIVDEILSHGFRITAVQSFHLSRNAADEFYEVYKTVLPEYPQSWTRTRHKHTRLTRNFCRRRIPVPQSLFSGSSLMVDELAQGVCLAMQVEHAERDSVAQLRQLSGPYDPEVARFVRPQSLRAKFGSDRVRNAVHCTDLDGDAILEVQYFFSVLAHSRQ